In Nocardioides sp. InS609-2, a single genomic region encodes these proteins:
- a CDS encoding ABC transporter ATP-binding protein, giving the protein MAEQEDSTSEGASDSASYDGLRLRELTKSFASFTAVNALDLDVPRGSFFALLGPSGCGKTTTLRMVAGLEAPTSGSITLAGQDITHTRAHQRPVNTVFQNYALFPHLTIFENVAFGLRRRKVREVKSKVEEMLELVELSTQRDKKPAQLSGGQQQRVALARALINEPEVLLLDEPLGALDLKLRRSMQIEIKRIQTEVGLTFIHVTHDQEEAMTMADTVAVMNAGVIEQLGAPSELYENPQSTFVANFLGQSNLIEGTVTSRAADILSVDMYGIPVSIPADRSHADGEKGWVGIRPEKVLVGAPGEVLDAPGNTIPGGVVTDVSFFGVSTTYLVRMPWGQELTVFAQNTGRHRLFRIGEQVELSWRPEYAFLLDHAQDASAGAQRVDAA; this is encoded by the coding sequence GTGGCTGAGCAGGAGGACAGCACGTCTGAAGGGGCGTCCGACTCCGCGTCGTACGACGGGTTGCGGCTGCGCGAGCTGACCAAGTCGTTCGCCTCGTTCACGGCCGTGAACGCGCTCGATCTCGACGTACCCCGTGGCTCGTTCTTCGCGCTGCTCGGCCCCTCGGGCTGCGGGAAGACGACGACGCTGAGGATGGTCGCCGGTCTGGAGGCGCCCACCTCCGGCAGCATCACTCTCGCCGGACAGGACATCACCCACACCCGGGCCCACCAGCGACCGGTCAACACGGTGTTCCAGAACTACGCGCTGTTCCCGCACCTGACGATCTTCGAGAACGTCGCGTTCGGCCTGCGGCGGCGCAAGGTGCGCGAGGTGAAGTCGAAGGTCGAGGAGATGCTCGAGCTCGTCGAGCTCTCCACGCAACGCGACAAGAAGCCGGCCCAGCTCTCCGGCGGTCAGCAGCAGCGGGTGGCGTTGGCCCGCGCCCTGATCAACGAGCCCGAGGTGCTGCTGCTCGACGAGCCGCTCGGCGCGCTCGACCTCAAGCTCCGCCGCTCGATGCAGATCGAGATCAAGCGCATCCAGACCGAGGTCGGGCTCACGTTCATCCACGTCACCCACGACCAGGAGGAGGCCATGACGATGGCCGACACGGTCGCGGTGATGAACGCCGGCGTGATCGAGCAGCTGGGTGCGCCGTCGGAGCTCTACGAGAACCCGCAGAGCACGTTCGTCGCCAACTTCCTCGGCCAGTCCAACCTGATCGAGGGCACGGTGACCTCTCGGGCGGCCGACATCCTCTCGGTCGACATGTACGGCATCCCCGTGTCGATCCCGGCAGACCGGTCGCATGCCGACGGGGAGAAGGGCTGGGTCGGCATCCGGCCCGAGAAGGTGCTGGTGGGTGCTCCCGGTGAGGTGCTCGACGCGCCGGGCAACACCATCCCGGGAGGCGTGGTCACCGACGTCAGCTTCTTCGGGGTCAGCACGACGTACCTCGTGCGGATGCCGTGGGGCCAGGAGCTGACCGTCTTCGCCCAGAACACCGGCCGCCACCGCCTCTTCCGCATCGGTGAGCAGGTCGAGCTGTCGTGGCGGCCCGAGTATGCCTTCCTCCTCGACCATGCCCAGGACGCCTCGGCCGGCGCGCAACGGGTGGATGCGGCGTGA
- a CDS encoding spermidine/putrescine ABC transporter substrate-binding protein, whose protein sequence is MASTRAGVSRRSLLRGAGTVAFAGASVAALKLPFFEVPGAQQDPATCKTADLSASQKRLIISNWPGYIDPKRKATSTFQMFQQETGITVDYTDDVNDNAEFYAKVRNQLGSCEPIDRDMVMLTDWMAARMIGLGWMQPFDKAKVPNLHANLIDPLRNLQWDPDLTYHAPWQTGLTGIAYNAAKTGEVKTFQELLTKPELKGRITLLSEMRDTMGFMLRIVGARPQDFTQEQWEKAIEELRKAVAGGQVRAFTGNDYTQDLAAGNILACEAWSGDIIQLQFDNPDIKFVVPEEGLSLWSDNMIIPNQASHQANAEEWVNYYYDPEVAAKLAAWVNYICPVKGAREAMEKIDPSLVDNALIFPEDEDLADTFDFMPLDDRQTIAYERDWSDVIGG, encoded by the coding sequence ATGGCCTCCACGAGAGCCGGTGTGAGTCGCCGCTCGCTGCTCCGCGGCGCGGGCACGGTGGCGTTCGCCGGAGCGAGTGTCGCTGCGCTCAAGCTGCCGTTCTTCGAGGTGCCCGGAGCACAACAGGATCCGGCCACCTGCAAGACGGCCGACCTGTCGGCCTCCCAGAAGCGGCTGATCATCTCCAACTGGCCGGGCTACATCGACCCGAAGCGCAAGGCCACCTCGACGTTCCAGATGTTCCAGCAGGAGACCGGCATCACTGTCGACTACACCGATGACGTCAACGACAACGCCGAGTTCTACGCCAAGGTGCGTAACCAGCTGGGCTCGTGCGAGCCGATCGACCGCGACATGGTGATGCTGACCGACTGGATGGCCGCGCGGATGATCGGGCTGGGCTGGATGCAGCCGTTCGACAAGGCCAAGGTGCCCAACCTGCACGCCAACCTCATCGACCCGCTCCGCAACCTCCAGTGGGACCCTGACCTGACCTACCACGCACCGTGGCAGACGGGCCTCACGGGCATCGCCTACAACGCCGCCAAGACGGGCGAAGTCAAGACGTTCCAGGAGCTGCTCACCAAGCCCGAGCTCAAGGGCCGGATCACCCTGCTGTCTGAGATGCGCGACACGATGGGCTTCATGCTGCGCATCGTCGGCGCCAGACCCCAGGACTTCACCCAGGAGCAGTGGGAGAAGGCGATCGAGGAGCTCCGCAAGGCCGTCGCTGGGGGCCAGGTGCGCGCCTTCACGGGCAACGACTACACGCAGGATCTCGCGGCCGGCAACATCTTGGCCTGTGAGGCCTGGTCAGGCGACATCATCCAGCTCCAGTTCGACAACCCCGACATCAAGTTCGTCGTACCCGAAGAGGGGCTGTCGCTGTGGAGCGACAACATGATCATCCCCAACCAGGCGAGCCACCAGGCCAACGCCGAGGAGTGGGTCAACTACTACTACGACCCCGAGGTCGCGGCGAAGCTCGCGGCCTGGGTCAACTACATCTGCCCCGTCAAGGGCGCCCGCGAGGCCATGGAGAAGATCGACCCCAGCCTGGTCGACAACGCGCTGATCTTCCCCGAAGACGAGGACCTCGCCGACACGTTCGACTTCATGCCGCTCGACGACCGGCAGACGATCGCATACGAGAGGGACTGGTCTGATGTCATCGGTGGCTGA
- a CDS encoding Lrp/AsnC family transcriptional regulator has product MNAASRPGGPLDDVSKAIIEQLQQDGRRSYAAIGKAVGLSEAAVRQRVQRLTDTGVMQVVAVTDPLELGFARQAMIGIRIRGPLEGIADIISGFDEVDYVVITAGTFDLLVEAVCESDEHLLDLVSTKIRTIEGVEGTETFMYLKLKKQTYSWGVR; this is encoded by the coding sequence ATGAATGCGGCGTCTCGACCCGGCGGACCACTCGACGACGTCTCCAAGGCGATCATCGAACAGCTCCAGCAGGACGGTCGCCGCTCCTACGCGGCCATCGGCAAGGCCGTCGGGCTCTCGGAGGCGGCTGTCCGCCAGCGGGTGCAGCGGCTCACCGACACCGGTGTCATGCAGGTCGTCGCCGTCACCGATCCCCTCGAGCTCGGCTTCGCCCGCCAGGCCATGATCGGCATCCGGATCCGGGGCCCCCTGGAGGGGATCGCCGACATCATCTCCGGGTTCGACGAGGTCGACTACGTCGTCATCACCGCGGGCACCTTCGACCTGCTCGTCGAGGCCGTGTGCGAGAGCGACGAACACCTGCTCGATCTGGTGTCCACGAAGATCCGGACCATCGAGGGGGTCGAGGGCACCGAGACCTTCATGTATCTCAAGCTGAAGAAGCAGACCTATTCGTGGGGCGTGCGCTGA
- a CDS encoding M1 family metallopeptidase: MIQTSTLRRVISPLAVVLVTGFLGGVVGAGATDVPERAPAAGSSGIGDPYFPADGNGGIDVQSYAVHDRYAFASKRLRGTTRISLRATQDLSSFNLDFLLGVDKVTVNGVKAGHTKPTDHELRITPATPLVSGATAVVTVKYAGRPARHRYEGEGNWLADGREVVAMNEPHMAPWWFPSNDHPRDKALMDVRITVPKGREVIANGKLVNKKAGKHNTTWHWRADEPMATYLAFFAAGDFKIDKGTHQGRPWLVAASKALPRRTLKTSMRQLRRSPAIVKTLESDLGAYPFSVTGGLVTSLDPGFALENQTRPTYPALSGNATSLLVHELAHQWFGDDVAVDQWRDIWLNEGAASFMEVRYDETHGGPSGTAWLQREYNSVSASDGLWKTPVVDPGKDDIFAYAVYYRGSMAMQALRNRIGEDAFWTLLRTWLSTRSGGNGSSVQFEALAGQISGQNLTSFFQAWLRDTAKPARTADNGL; this comes from the coding sequence GTGATTCAGACCTCCACGTTGCGCCGTGTCATCAGCCCGCTCGCCGTCGTCCTCGTCACCGGCTTCCTCGGCGGAGTCGTTGGTGCCGGCGCCACCGACGTGCCCGAGCGCGCACCCGCCGCCGGCTCGAGCGGCATCGGTGACCCCTACTTCCCGGCCGATGGCAACGGCGGCATCGACGTCCAGAGCTATGCCGTGCACGACCGCTACGCGTTCGCATCCAAGAGGCTGCGCGGCACGACCCGCATCTCGTTGCGGGCGACCCAGGACCTCTCGTCGTTCAACCTCGACTTCCTGCTGGGCGTCGACAAGGTCACCGTCAACGGTGTGAAGGCCGGCCACACCAAGCCGACCGACCATGAGCTGCGCATCACCCCGGCCACTCCGCTCGTCAGCGGCGCCACGGCCGTCGTCACCGTGAAGTACGCCGGCCGCCCGGCCAGGCATCGCTATGAAGGTGAAGGCAACTGGCTGGCCGACGGGCGCGAGGTCGTGGCCATGAACGAGCCGCACATGGCGCCGTGGTGGTTCCCCTCCAACGACCACCCGCGCGACAAGGCGCTGATGGACGTCAGGATCACCGTCCCGAAGGGCCGCGAGGTCATCGCCAACGGGAAGCTCGTGAACAAGAAGGCCGGCAAGCACAACACCACGTGGCACTGGCGCGCCGACGAGCCGATGGCCACCTACCTGGCGTTCTTCGCTGCCGGTGACTTCAAGATCGACAAGGGCACCCACCAGGGCCGGCCGTGGCTGGTGGCCGCGTCGAAGGCGCTGCCGCGTCGTACTCTCAAGACCTCCATGCGCCAGCTGCGTCGCAGCCCCGCGATCGTGAAGACGCTGGAGTCCGACCTGGGTGCCTACCCGTTCTCGGTGACCGGCGGCCTCGTCACCTCGCTAGACCCCGGCTTCGCGCTCGAGAACCAGACCCGCCCGACCTATCCGGCGCTCTCCGGCAACGCCACGAGCCTGCTGGTGCACGAGCTCGCCCACCAGTGGTTCGGCGACGATGTCGCGGTCGACCAGTGGCGCGACATCTGGCTGAACGAGGGAGCTGCCAGCTTCATGGAGGTGCGGTACGACGAGACGCACGGGGGCCCGTCGGGCACGGCCTGGCTCCAGCGTGAGTACAACAGCGTCAGCGCCAGCGACGGGCTCTGGAAGACCCCGGTCGTCGACCCGGGCAAGGACGACATCTTCGCCTACGCCGTCTACTACCGGGGGTCGATGGCGATGCAGGCGCTGCGCAACCGCATCGGCGAAGACGCGTTCTGGACGCTGCTCCGCACGTGGCTCTCGACCCGCTCCGGCGGCAACGGCAGCTCGGTGCAGTTCGAGGCGCTGGCCGGGCAGATCAGCGGCCAGAACCTGACCTCGTTCTTCCAGGCCTGGCTGCGCGACACCGCCAAGCCAGCGAGAACGGCAGACAACGGGCTCTGA